One region of Salvia miltiorrhiza cultivar Shanhuang (shh) chromosome 3, IMPLAD_Smil_shh, whole genome shotgun sequence genomic DNA includes:
- the LOC131014598 gene encoding acidic endochitinase — MESRRQFLSPLLLLLFQALLRTSARGGIAVYWGQNGNEGTLADTCATGRFAYINIAFLNKFGGGQTPELNLAGHCNPATNSCRVVSDGIRACQSRGIKVMLSIGGGIGNYSLSSRDDARAFSVYLWNNFLGGGGSASRPLGDAVLDGVDLDIELGSPLHYDDLVKYLKRLGKHGRKVYVTGAPQCPFPDRLMGAALNTSLFDYVWVQFYNNPPCQYTSGNPKNLENSWMRWTRSVKAGKIFLGLPAAPQAAGSGFIPADVLTSEILPVIRRSKKYGGVMLWSKYWDDQSGYSSAIVKSV, encoded by the coding sequence ATGGAAAGTAGACGCCAATTCCTATCTccactcctcctcctcctcttccaagCCCTCCTCCGCACCTCAGCGAGAGGCGGCATCGCCGTCTACTGGGGCCAAAACGGTAACGAAGGCACTCTCGCCGACACCTGCGCCACCGGCAGATTCGCCTACATCAACATCGCCTTCCTCAACAAATTCGGCGGCGGCCAAACCCCCGAACTCAACCTCGCCGGCCACTGCAACCCCGCCACTAACTCCTGCCGCGTCGTCAGCGACGGCATCCGTGCCTGTCAGAGCCGTGGCATCAAGGTCATGCTCTCCATCGGCGGCGGCATCGGAAACTACTCTCTCTCGTCCAGAGACGACGCCCGAGCTTTCTCCGTTTATCTGTGGAACAATTtcctcggcggcggcggatcagCCTCCCGCCCCCTTGGCGACGCCGTTTTGGACGGCGTGGACTTGGATATCGAGCTCGGATCGCCGCTGCACTACGACGATCTGGTAAAATATCTGAAACGATTGGGGAAACATGGGAGAAAAGTGTACGTCACCGGCGCTCCGCAGTGCCCCTTCCCCGATCGGTTGATGGGGGCGGCACTGAACACGAGCCTCTTCGATTACGTTTGGGTGCAGTTCTACAATAATCCTCCATGCCAGTACACGTCGGGAAACCCGAAGAATTTGGAGAATTCGTGGATGCGGTGGACGCGATCGGTTAAAGCGGGGAAGATATTTCTAGGGCTGCCGGCGGCACCGCAGGCCGCCGGTAGCGGATTCATTCCGGCGGATGTGCTTACTTCGGAGATTCTTCCGGTGATACGGAGGTCGAAGAAGTATGGCGGAGTGATGCTGTGGTCCAAGTATTGGGATGATCAGAGTGGTTACAGCTCCGCCATTGTTAAAAGTGTGTGA
- the LOC131014599 gene encoding uncharacterized protein LOC131014599 isoform X3, with translation MAFPILNLSRTSLKTFVFTALVNMSANCSSDRMKGSSMIPLSSFSLMKCRSISTCLVLSCCTGFSDILIAALLSQKSRLPLLGGKPISGHYFLFFASPCDQVSSNEDTGQFSKLPPYAPSGVCA, from the exons atGGCATTTCCGATACTTAACTTGTCTAGAACTTCTCTGAAGACTTTTGTGTTTACAGCCTTAGTCAATATGTCAGCCAACTGTTCATCCGATCGTATGAAAGGAAGTTCAATGATCCCACTATCGAGCTTCTCTTTGATGAAATGCCGATCGATCTCCACGTGTTTGGTTCTGTCGTGTTGTACGGGATTTTCAGATATACTAATCGCAGCTTTATTGTCACAGAAGAGCCGACTTCCCCTTCTTGGAGGAAAGCCAATCTCT GGCCACTACTTTCTGTTTTTTGCTTCTCCATGTGACCAAGTTTCCTCCAACGAAG ATACCGGACAATTCTCAAAGCTGCCTCCATATGCTCCTTCTGGGGTTTGTGCATAA
- the LOC131014597 gene encoding uncharacterized protein LOC131014597 — MNPPSMLLADRQPLDFSETQRLVLLIDLDPILTLQNPSSYFSAVISAANRLLRFPPLSATLSAFKLFFSSLSPLRSAAALPRLLSTRSLSFNLPPETLDSLSTTLNCISSLTDLPNSTCCPRASYAASSLLQLVHDYAWESELDRLSGEGGFTDGGFVKIPSNLIILFSPIGQSVNSLVDYLEMREFNDAFCVVREAFSVRDIHLCWVDVKIDESEIDKKNGCGERLVAMRDEIRKIGWGFCSSDLIVLCSVLLPLALIYPQIGVSFNFVDFGGIGRRKYSGELNLEILDVKGKPLECKFCELELVILKSLSCTVETDDIFNGMESRDSQSFYSRNAFWNQFGEGTMKLHVKNVHSYNTHEKAGGSSDIILVRECFQESQRNKKKSGADFFSDRVLEMLHEEMGGLTYRNHLPTWQMFLSFLHMNGYWASISLSSSNGDTLMGSLKPFTAHLAVLHISDADSLRGRSGFDGTTRDACIEEMNDSNACSGSQTDASTSGNCKQYGDGKRKRNQRHLYQEMTWSSFRKEGFEGSNFDLFELYTARYLEKSKKLKFLKCWMKQISKVEECLLKAMPGTKCIEETSGCNVLSPKSSPVQEEVVPVSKVETLDAFLNILSKRIHHGLESGMDLQKLAERVVKSSIHWLHKKRESEINTEAQQSAGTSDDPNIEDVGEKLIKLLLRSPKEMKKVHQDPSSSSSSEAIVREYELQILLRMEILRPDVAAVMSDSRKQKLLQQICSQLEIIQFLVAGGIHGHVSLYDYVERTIKARYSAKLEDVVKGIYSEMDLLPFGEEDEAPSLLFNSEDSNQSWRDKYDRKDKAEANSLNHSVSTEGEPSHDSLQESGIDDYTRSLNEARERRERARRFAPFVSKALDLQRVWAPQQQPKATKCKYDPRPSKSKRKDKQNHSYSVVCETPMTGNKRACSRAGTHDLGSSSSSTVSKALFQD; from the exons ATGAACCCTCCGTCAATGTTGCTGGCGGATCGGCAGCCACTGGATTTCTCGGAAACTCAACGTTTAGTCCTCCTCATTGACCTAGATCCAATTCTCACACTCCAAAACCCTTCCTCCTACTTCTCCGCCGTCATATCCGCCGCAAACCGCCTCCTCCGTTTTCCTCCGCTTTCCGCCACCCTCTCTGCCTTCAAACTCTTCTTCTCCTCCCTCTCTCCGCTGCGTTCTGCCGCAGCTCTCCCCCGCCTACTCTCTACACGTTCCCTCTCCTTCAATCTCCCTCCGGAGACTCTAGATTCCCTCTCCACCACATTAAATTGCATATCTAGCCTCACTGATCTGCCGAATTCAACGTGCTGCCCCCGTGCATCGTATGCCGCCAGCTCGTTGCTTCAGTTAGTTCATGACTATGCGTGGGAGAGTGAGCTGGATAGACTTTCAGGTGAGGGTGGATTTACAGATGGAGGTTTTGTGAAAATTCCTTCTAATTTGATTATTCTGTTTTCGCCAATTGGCCAATCAGTTAATTCTTTAGTTGATTATCTGGAGATGCGTGAGTTTAATGATGCATTTTGCGTTGTTCGAGAAGCATTTTCTGTTCGGGATATCCATTTGTGCTGGGTTGATGTCAAGATTGATGAATCTGAAATTGATAAGAAAAATGGATGCGGGGAAAGATTAGTGGCGATGAGGGATGAGATCAGGAAAATTGGATGGGGTTTTTGTTCTAGTGATTTGATTGTCTTGTGCTCGGTTTTGTTGCCTCTAGCGCTGATCTATCCCCAAATTGGGGTGTCGTTCAACTTTGTTGATTTTGGTGGTATTGGTAGAAGAAAATATAGTGGAGAATTGAATCTTGAGATATTGGATGTGAAAGGGAAGCCTTTAGAATGTAAGTTCTGTGAACTTGAGCTTGTGATCCTAAAGAGTCTGTCTTGTACTGTTGAAACTGATGATATTTTTAATGGCATGGAATCTAGAGATTCACAGAGTTTCTACAGTCGAAATGCATTTTGGAATCAATTTGGTGAAGGAACGATGAAGCTACATGTTAAGAATGTTCATAGCTATAACACGCATGAGAAGGCTGGAGGCTCATCAGATATCATTTTGGTACGTGAGTGTTTTCAGGAGTCGCAAAGAAACAAGAAGAAGAGTGGTGCTGACTTCTTCTCAGACAGGGTTCTTGAGATGCTGCACGAAGAAATGGGCGGATTGACTTACAGAAATCATTTGCCCACCTGGCAAATGTTTTTGAGTTTTCTTCATATGAATGGTTATTGGGCCTCGATTTCCCTCTCGAGTAGTAATGGAGATACATTAATGGGTAGTCTCAAGCCTTTTACAGCTCATTTGGCTGTACTCCACATCTCAGATGCTGATTCTCTGAGAGGTAGAAGTGGATTTGATGGCACCACCCGTGATGCCTGCATTGAGGAAATGAATGACTCAAACGCATGTTCAGGCTCCCAAACAGATGCCTCAACGTCTGGTAACTGTAAACAGTATGGAGatggaaaaaggaaaaggaaccAAAGGCATCTCTATCAGGAGATGACATGGAGTTCTTTTCGTAAAGAAGGTTTTGAAGGATCAAATTTCGACTTGTTTGAGCTTTATACTGCCAGATATTTGGAAAAATCCAAGAAGCTGAAGTTCCTTAAATGCTGGATGAAACAAATTAGCAAAGTCGAAGAATGTTTGTTAAAAGCAATGCCTGGAACCAAGTGCATTGAGGAAACTTCTGGTTGTAATGTTTTATCGCCCAAGTCTTCTCCAGTGCAAGAGGAAGTTGTGCCTGTTTCGAAAGTAGAGACTCTAGATGCATTTTTGAACATTCTCTCTAAACGAATCCATCATGGTCTGGAGTCGGGTATGGACTTGCAGAAGCTGGCTGAGCGAGTTGTCAAATCCTCCATTCATTGGCTGCATAAAAAGCGTGAGAGTGAAATTAACACCGAAGCTCAACAATCGGCAGGAACTTCAGATGATCCTAATATTGAGGATGTAGGTGAGAAGTTAATTAAACTCCTACTTAGATCACCTAAGGAAATGAAGAAGGTACACCAGGATCCAAGTTCCTCTTCATCATCAGAAGCTATAGTTCGAGA ATATGAGCTGCAGATTCTACTTCGAATGGAGATTCTGCGACCAGATGTTGCAGCGGTGATGAGTGACTCAAGAAAACAGAAGCTACTGCAGCAGATATGCTCCCAGTTAGAGATCATTCAGTTCCTCGTGGCTGGTGGAATTCATGGTCATGTTAGCTTATACGATTATGTTGAGCGTACTATCAAAGCAAG GTATTCAGCCAAACTAGAAGATGTTGTGAAAGGCATATACAGTGAAATGGACTTGCTGCCATTTGGTGAGGAAGATGAAGCTCCGAGCCTCCTGTTTAACAGTGAGGATAGCAATCAATCATGGAGAGATAAGTACGACAGAAAAGACAAGGCCGAGGCCAACAGCCTCAACCATTCAGTCTCCACTGAAGGAGAGCCCTCACATGATAGTCTACAAGAGAGTGGAATAGATGATTATACACGCAGCCTTAATGAAGCTCGCGAGAGAAGGGAGAGGGCTCGAAGATTTGCACCCTTTGTAAGCAAGGCTCTTGATCTGCAGAGAGTCTGGGCACCTCAGCAACAACCCAAGGCAACGAAATGTAAGTATGATCCTCGTCCCAGCAAATCAAAACGGAAGGATAAGCAAAATCACAGCTACAGTGTGGTTTGTGAGACTCCAATGACTGGAAATAAACGCGCTTGCTCTAGAGCTGGAACTCATGATCTTGGCAGCTCGTCGTCTTCTACTGTTTCCAAGGCTTTGTTTCAAGACTGA
- the LOC131014600 gene encoding uncharacterized protein LOC131014600, translating to MPSISAFKFSILPHPPLSSPRLYSSTSPSIFRKFGPCPHFSSSASISRRSLFRRKSSEEEAGVAEAADEWLQKLPDKKKALYSHSLPCVEAWLRSLGFYQSRDDRAVWFVEKPDWHAQLSLDVTDLYIRYLKSGAGNLEKDVERRFSYALSREDIENAILGGP from the exons atgccCTCAATTTCTGccttcaaattttcaattctcCCGCATCCACCACTCTCTAGCCCAAGGTTATATTCATCAACAAGCCCTTCAATTTTCAGAAAATTCGGACCCTGTCCACATTTCTCCTCCTCAGCGTCGATTTCTAGAAGGTCCCTTTTTCGGCGCAAATCGTCGGAAGAAGAGGCGGGAGTTGCAGAGGCTGCGGACGAGTGGCTGCAAAAATTGCCGGATAAAAAGAAAGCGTTGTATTCTCACAGTTTGCCGTGCGTGGAGGCGTGGCTGAGGAGTTTAGGTTTTTATCAGAGCAGAGATGATAGAGCTGTTTGGTTTGTGGAGAAGCCTGATTGGCATGCACAGCTCTCGCTTGATGTCACTGATTTGTACATAAG GTATCTCAAGAGTGGAGCAGGGAATCTTGAGAAAGATGTCGAAAGAAGATTCAGCTATGCCCTCAGTAGAGAAGATATCGAAAATGCCATACTGGGAGGACCATGA
- the LOC131014599 gene encoding uncharacterized protein LOC131014599 isoform X1 yields the protein MAFPILNLSRTSLKTFVFTALVNMSANCSSDRMKGSSMIPLSSFSLMKCRSISTCLVLSCCTGFSDILIAALLSQKSRLPLLGGKPISGHYFLFFASPCDQVSSNEGKISGGRFPIIWVTGPICVCKPINFQIFLFFKQNPIISGSFQIPDNSQSCLHMLLLGFVHKLTYYSNCICDVGPCMGEIDEFPNKALVFSLIC from the exons atGGCATTTCCGATACTTAACTTGTCTAGAACTTCTCTGAAGACTTTTGTGTTTACAGCCTTAGTCAATATGTCAGCCAACTGTTCATCCGATCGTATGAAAGGAAGTTCAATGATCCCACTATCGAGCTTCTCTTTGATGAAATGCCGATCGATCTCCACGTGTTTGGTTCTGTCGTGTTGTACGGGATTTTCAGATATACTAATCGCAGCTTTATTGTCACAGAAGAGCCGACTTCCCCTTCTTGGAGGAAAGCCAATCTCT GGCCACTACTTTCTGTTTTTTGCTTCTCCATGTGACCAAGTTTCCTCCAACGAAGGTAAAATATCCGGCGGTAGATTTCCTATCATTTGGGTTACTGGCCCAATCTGCGTCTGTAAACCCATCAACTTCCAAATCTTCCTTTTTTTCAAGCAAAATCCCATAATCAGTGGTTCCTTTCAGATACCGGACAATTCTCAAAGCTGCCTCCATATGCTCCTTCTGGGGTTTGTGCATAAACTGACTTACTATTCCAACTGCATATGTGATGTCGGGCCGTGTATGGGAGAGATAGATGAGTTTCCCAACAAGGCGCTGGTATTTTCCTTGATCTGTTAA
- the LOC131014599 gene encoding uncharacterized protein LOC131014599 isoform X2, with protein sequence MAFPILNLSRTSLKTFVFTALVNMSANCSSDRMKGSSMIPLSSFSLMKCRSISTCLVLSCCTGFSDILIAALLSQKSRLPLLGGKPISVSNLRSHRISVIPLFTPLNSASALDRATTFCFLLLHVTKFPPTKIPDNSQSCLHMLLLGFVHKLTYYSNCICDVGPCMGEIDEFPNKALVFSLIC encoded by the exons atGGCATTTCCGATACTTAACTTGTCTAGAACTTCTCTGAAGACTTTTGTGTTTACAGCCTTAGTCAATATGTCAGCCAACTGTTCATCCGATCGTATGAAAGGAAGTTCAATGATCCCACTATCGAGCTTCTCTTTGATGAAATGCCGATCGATCTCCACGTGTTTGGTTCTGTCGTGTTGTACGGGATTTTCAGATATACTAATCGCAGCTTTATTGTCACAGAAGAGCCGACTTCCCCTTCTTGGAGGAAAGCCAATCTCTGTGAGCAATCTCCGAAGCCACAGGATTTCAGTTATCCCACTTTTTACTCCTCTGAATTCTGCCTCTGCACTTGATAGGGCCACTACTTTCTGTTTTTTGCTTCTCCATGTGACCAAGTTTCCTCCAACGAAG ATACCGGACAATTCTCAAAGCTGCCTCCATATGCTCCTTCTGGGGTTTGTGCATAAACTGACTTACTATTCCAACTGCATATGTGATGTCGGGCCGTGTATGGGAGAGATAGATGAGTTTCCCAACAAGGCGCTGGTATTTTCCTTGATCTGTTAA